ATAGGGATCCTCAAAGTGATGCTAAATAGGGTTTTTGTAGGGTTTGTAAAGATGGGTAACAGTGGATTGAAACTTAGATGCCATTAGTGAAGAGACGACGGTGAAATGAAGAAAAGAAAGGTTCGGGCTGTGTTTTTTCTCTCTCTAAAATCTGAAGGGATAAGACAGAGAGAAATTGAGCTGAGTTACTTTGTTCAGACATTGATATGTACGACCCACTCGTGTCAACCGCACTCAATGCTTTCCACACACGTGGCAAGTGTAAGAATACACCtcctggtaaatttataatttgatacaTGAAGTTTTCAAGGTTTAATTCTGCCCAGATCCTGAACTCTTCTaacttttgaaatttagtccctgTTCTAAGGCttgatttaaaaactaaaattggtAAAAGTGCCATGGAGGCCCTTGTACAAGAATTCAGATTGCATATTGCCCCCTCCACtaaaaaaataggcaaattagtcTTTATATGTTAGATAAAAGTGCAAACTGgtttttctgttaaaaattttattcatttctaGTGCTAAAAACAAGTCTCTGTACGTCAGAATAAGGTGCACGTGGCATGCCGTGTGTAACTGTCTAATGATTCCGTCAATCACACcattttttaacaatagaaatgaattaaatttttaacagaaatgacTAATTTGCTCTTAATTTTGATCTAACGTACAATGTctaatttaccctttttttagTAAAGGGagcaaaatacaatttaattcctaaaACAAGAGCCTCCATTATACTTATACCacttaatttcaatttattgCATATGTTCAAATTTAAAGGATTTCAGTTAGCAGTGTTATCAATTGGACtttagttttaaattaaataagtagACTCTTGAAATTAAAAGCaaagaaattaattttcaaaagttTTAAGAGTATAGGGAGTAAAGATAGAATAtaccaattttaaattcaaaaattctaatgAATTGTTATTAGATAAGGGTATATTATCAATAAGTActttttcatatatatttttatactttaaataaaaatacatatttttatcaattttgcaATTTCTTAGTTTTAAGTTTGATAaagataatttttataataagagTTTTACAAAACACTTGAAAGTTGTAccgttatttaaaaaaaatctaattatatatttttatttattttactttgatCTATTTATCATATTTTGATCCttgtatttttatgaaaaattaatccttttattttacttatttttgtATATAAATAGCTGAACTACTAATTTCCATATCAATAATTCAACTGTAAGGTTTTTAATGTTACTAAATTATACTAGCCTTTCAATTTCACAAATTACGTTGACTAAATTATGATAAATTCAAGTAAAGGGACAAATTTcataatttgtataaaattagAGGGATGACATTAataattaaacatttagaaaaaCATGGCAATTGAGCGAATATTAGCAACGAACTTCCTGTTGTTAAGTGCGACTTTGTTTCATTGGTCAGCTAACGAATGTAATCCCAAAAAAAAAAGGTTACTATAAACAAAACAATAAAAACGGAAACACCTGCTTCTATAACGACATTTCTACCTCGACAATGGTGGTTCGGTTCCTCCTACTAGCATTCTTGGTCTTTGGGTTCGGTTTAACTAGACGGGTCAACTCGCACGAGGAATCGGGAGAATGGAGTTGTGTGTCAAACTCGAAGGAGATGCACATCCAGGCGGATTTCAAACCCGGAATCATCACCCTCGACGGCTGCGCCGATGATTGGGAAGACATTGATGGGTCCGAATTCTCCCTCCGCCCGGCCCTTGATCCAGATGAGAACCATGAGTACAAAGATGGGAAAATGACAGTGAAGGTAACTGCTCTATCAACAAATCATGAATCTCGTAAAACGGATATGAAAGATATCTTAATTTGTGTGTTTTCGTGGGATTGTCTTAGGCTTTACATGATGGAAACAGTGTCTTCTTCTTGCTCCAAGTTGATGGGAACTATGTCTACTCCAAAGGGTATGCTTCTTTTTTGGccttgtttgaacattttgtgaTGAACTGAGTGTTTACATTTCAATGCAGGGACATCAAAAAAAGCCCATCGGTGGCTCTCATGTTCCAAATCGGCGACAATGCTACCTATCATAATGTAAGTTATTCCATCAAACTCATGTTCTATGTTTAATCTTACTTTAAATACTATTTGTTTAGCTTTCTCTTGTTCTATCGTAAGATGGGCGGTTGTAAAGAACAAAAGGGGTCTTGTACCAACAAGACTTGCAAAGGCCATGAAGTCGACCTTATGCATTTCGTTATCGGAAACGCTATACCGGGAAGGCTTTACGGTGGAGGTGATAGTAGGTAATGTAGTACAACATAAATTTGTAGTACAAATTTATCTTTTTTAGCCATCACAAAAGTCAATGATGTACGT
This window of the Gossypium arboreum isolate Shixiya-1 chromosome 12, ASM2569848v2, whole genome shotgun sequence genome carries:
- the LOC108478726 gene encoding uncharacterized protein LOC108478726; its protein translation is MVVRFLLLAFLVFGFGLTRRVNSHEESGEWSCVSNSKEMHIQADFKPGIITLDGCADDWEDIDGSEFSLRPALDPDENHEYKDGKMTVKALHDGNSVFFLLQVDGNYVYSKGDIKKSPSVALMFQIGDNATYHNMGGCKEQKGSCTNKTCKGHEVDLMHFVIGNAIPGRLYGGGDSSFGPLVDAYAWNPHCRYLNGMGPSGNHSSGQNNWKGAWWHSSFADNSGFVEEDSPYSKGGEKGTYYFEFARPLRTMDRLQQDVQFTIDWSSKMSVAFWYPVDGKQWVGSGHYTINCDWASLDIAFGSILTDASRSGWDMASAFALLFSVAALCIAIFVSYHVSRPNTVKFAPVENL